Below is a genomic region from Candidatus Neomarinimicrobiota bacterium.
AGAAACCGATAAATTTGAAGGGCAATCGCCCATTTCCTCAATCAGGTCCGGCAGGAGGTGTTTTGGAGGATGAGCATGTCCAGTCTTTGTTCCGAACCGAGGCTTAATTACAACCTCTCGTTCTGGATAGGCGTGAGCCACGTTAGCCAACTGTTGCACGAGTTGCAGTCGTTCACTACGGCTTTTGGGAAAGGTGGGTTGCTCAATGTAAAGGATGGTCTCAGGTTTGCGCCGCCAGGTCTTACTCTTTGCGTAGAGTGAATCGAAGCGGGGTAGTCCGGTAGGAACAATAGTTGTTCGGTCAGTATTAATGAGTCCGGTATTCAGGATGCGAATTCGTGATTCAGTTCCCGGAGTCCAAATCAGATCAGTAAATGAGCGGCGCATTACTCCCTTGTAAAACCCTGTGGGATAGTTTTTAAGCAAAGCACCAACATAGCCGCTGACAAGTCGTGTTGATAAACCATGGCGAGTTAAAAAGTTGCGCAAATTGACGATAAGGCGTGCGCCAACACTGCCGATCACAATAACATCATAACCAGAAAGGACTTTTTGATAAAGGGCTCTAAATGCGCCGGTCTCAAAACGGTGAGTACCGATGATTCCCTTAATATTAGCGTCAATCCAATTTTTCTTCTTAAAGCGCTGGAGCAGGAATAGGTCAACCTGATGGTCGGCTTGCAACTCTTCAATAACGGGCATTAATGTTTTTATAAAACTATCAAATTGGAGAATAAAAAGGAAGCGTGACATAAGTTACTACACAGTTTTAGCGTAGAATTCCAATAAAATGATATCCTGCGGGTTGGTAACTTTCATGGCTTCAGGAGCACCGTCTATGTAGCCCAGGCGAGCAGAAGGGATGGTTTGTTTAACCAGTCCCATTTCGTCTGTATCAGTCTTGCCTGAAGCGTGGGCTTGACGTAGAACATCCAGGTGAAAGCATTGGGGTGTCTGAACAATTCTGAGCTTATCTCGCTCCAAATTTTGAAATTCGTTACCTTTGAGCTGGACAATTGTGTCCACTGGTTTTATAGCCGGGGCAGTGCCGTCAAATGTTTTCAGTTGTTTTAGACAATCATCAATAACTCGCGCGGGAATCAGGGGCCGGGCAGCATCATGGATGAGAACGATCTTTGTGTCCCGTGAACATGCACGAAGTCCGTTAAAAACTGAATCCTGACGATTGGGTCCGCCCAATACGACATGGCAGTCAGGGTAATGAATTGAAACATGTTCCAGATAGGCAGCAGCAGTGACGATGATAACTTCACCTATTTCTGGATGATCGAGAAAAGTCTGGACAGAATAACTCAATATCTCCCGATCAGCTAATAGCAGAAATTGCTTTGGCTTTTCGGACCCAAGCCGACTTCCACTTCCGGCAGCCACAATGATAGCTGTATTCTCTTGCGTGCTCATATCGTTTAACATAGTCGATACCACCCTTATTTACAATTTTACGATTGGTCCATAATGGAGGAGTGAAGTTTATTTGTGGTTTGTTAACAAGACTAACAAACTAAAATTATCTTTGTTGATAATATTTGATTTATAACTGATCATCCACTTAAAAAATGATTGTAATCTGCCATTTCACGAAGCATAATAGCGCCATGATAAAAAATAATAATTTCAATCCGCCTACACCTGTCGAAAGTTATTTCCTTAACCGTTCCAAGCTGGATTTTCAGTATGCTCCAGATGAAAAGATCCCGCTTGTGCAGGTCAACAATTTTCCTCTGCTGGGTCAACTGACAGCATTAAGATTTCTCGAGTGGGTTCAGGATTTTCCAGAAGGTGTTGTTTCCCTACCCACAGGAAAAACCCCAGAATATTTCATTCGCTATGTAGAACATTATTTATCGACCTGGGAAACGAAGCCAACCAGGGCGTTGCTTGAACAGGTTGGCATCCAAGCGGGAAACAAACCCGATCTGCATGATCTGCAGTTTGTTCAGATCGATGAATTTTTCCCCATTCCAGCATCGCAGCACAACAGTTTCTATGACTATGTCATGAAATATTATATCAATGGCTTTGGGATAAATGAAGCCCGAGCACAGTTGATCGATGCGAGTATAATTAAATATCCGCAGGGAAAAAGCTTCCAAGAGATATTTCCGGATCTGGTTGTTGATCTTGGTTTGCGCTTCAGTC
It encodes:
- the ispD gene encoding 2-C-methyl-D-erythritol 4-phosphate cytidylyltransferase, whose amino-acid sequence is MSTQENTAIIVAAGSGSRLGSEKPKQFLLLADREILSYSVQTFLDHPEIGEVIIVTAAAYLEHVSIHYPDCHVVLGGPNRQDSVFNGLRACSRDTKIVLIHDAARPLIPARVIDDCLKQLKTFDGTAPAIKPVDTIVQLKGNEFQNLERDKLRIVQTPQCFHLDVLRQAHASGKTDTDEMGLVKQTIPSARLGYIDGAPEAMKVTNPQDIILLEFYAKTV